The following nucleotide sequence is from Paracrocinitomix mangrovi.
GTAATAAAACCACTGTCATTGTTTAAATCAGAAGTGTTTTGAGGTACATTTCCAGCAGACGTTGCATAAAGTGCGTAAGGTACACTTACAAGTTGTGAAGTCCCTAAATCAGTGTAAGTTGTTCCACCGGAATAATCAACAGCAGTTTTGATGTAGTATGGTCCATTGGCCCAATCAATAGCACTGAAGTTATCTGTAGTAGTTCCTGTACCAATTTCCAGATTAACTAATCCAAATCCATTTGTAGTAGGTGCAAATGTTTCTGTATAAACCGCAGTTCCAGTCATACTTCCTTGGAGGATTGTCATTTGAATTCCGATTGAAGAGTTATTAATAGTAGCCCCGTTTCCGTCTCTTACTACGGCTTGGTATTTAAAACTCTCAGGAGATTGTGCAAATATATTTGTTGCTGAAATAAGTACAGCAGATATTAAGAATAGAAATTTTTTCATTGTTTAATAATTTTAATTGAATTGACTTGATTTTTGTTTGGGTTGGTTACACGAAGAGTGTAACTACCTTTGGCAATAGTTGAAATATTAATCGAACTTTTTGGTTCGATTAACAATCCTTCTAATACCAATTTTCCGGCGACATCATACAAAGCATATTCTGCGCCTTGAAAATTTTCCATTTCAATCACAAAATTGTCTTTTGCCGGATTCGGATAGGCATTGAAAGCGCTATTCAATTCACTAACACCTGTAAAATCGTAGTAGTGTTGCTGAAATCCTTGAGTTAGTGCATTGGATGTACTTTCATAAGTGTTAATGACGACTTCGCCAATAGTGAAGTCAAATGTACCATTGCTGCTCACGTAGGTATCACCTTGATTGGCAATTACCTCTTGAGCACTAAGTTGATTAGCCAAAAGCAATGAAACACCTAAAAGTTTAAGTTGTTTCATAAGATTTTAATTTTCTTGAAACTAAAAAATTAAGAGTTAAAAACAATGGATATCACAGGATTAAATGTTCACAATTAATATGTTGAAAACACTTAAAATCCCTTAAATCAGTAGAATAAATAGGCTATTTTACAATGAACTTATCTACCAAAGTAGTTTGATCTGCAAAAGTTAATTGTATGAAATACATACCGCTTTGAAATGATGCAATGTCAATA
It contains:
- a CDS encoding T9SS type A sorting domain-containing protein, yielding MKQLKLLGVSLLLANQLSAQEVIANQGDTYVSSNGTFDFTIGEVVINTYESTSNALTQGFQQHYYDFTGVSELNSAFNAYPNPAKDNFVIEMENFQGAEYALYDVAGKLVLEGLLIEPKSSINISTIAKGSYTLRVTNPNKNQVNSIKIIKQ